One Candidatus Limnocylindria bacterium genomic region harbors:
- the aroH gene encoding chorismate mutase produces the protein MAVRGVRGATTIRANEQKAIFDGTAELLRVLTELNGLRPDDIGYVWFTVTPDLDAAFPADAARAGLGWTDVPLICGREIPVPSALGMCVRVLIAWNTSKSQKEIRHAFLRGAKALRPAWAVELPNDARGGGR, from the coding sequence ATGGCGGTCCGAGGCGTGCGCGGCGCGACGACCATCCGCGCGAACGAGCAGAAGGCGATCTTCGATGGCACGGCGGAGCTGCTCCGCGTCCTGACCGAGCTCAATGGCCTGCGTCCGGACGACATCGGCTACGTGTGGTTCACCGTGACGCCGGATCTCGACGCCGCTTTTCCCGCGGACGCCGCACGCGCCGGCCTCGGTTGGACGGACGTACCGCTGATCTGCGGCCGGGAGATACCGGTGCCGAGCGCTCTCGGGATGTGCGTGCGCGTCCTCATCGCGTGGAACACGTCGAAGTCGCAGAAGGAGATCCGGCACGCATTCCTCCGGGGCGCGAAGGCGCTTCGCCCGGCGTGGGCAGTCGAGCTTCCGAACGATGCGCGCGGCGGGGGCCGCTAG
- the trpA gene encoding tryptophan synthase subunit alpha, with protein sequence MTVAVTGAMRVERAFARAREERRLAILVYLTVGYPDRSSTGALLRAALDGGADVLELGVPFSDPLADGTTVQRASEAALRSGITLRDCLSEAATVVYERDAAVLLMGYTNPFMQYGFENLAAAGARAGIAGVIVPDMPAEESAELDAAFASAGLLRIDLYAPTTPNERLAKLLPHARGFVYCVSLTGVTGARRALANDVAEFVGRVRAHTSLPIVVGFGISTPEHVSALRGIADGIAVGSAAIDVVTNAPTERRPDALREFVASLAAAGRS encoded by the coding sequence GTGACCGTCGCCGTGACAGGCGCGATGCGCGTCGAGCGCGCATTCGCGCGCGCACGGGAGGAGCGGCGGCTCGCCATCCTCGTGTATCTCACCGTCGGCTATCCGGATCGCTCGTCGACCGGCGCGCTCCTTCGCGCGGCGCTGGACGGCGGGGCGGACGTGCTCGAGCTCGGCGTGCCGTTCAGCGATCCGCTTGCCGATGGCACGACGGTCCAGCGCGCCAGCGAGGCGGCCCTTCGGAGCGGCATCACGCTCAGGGATTGCCTGTCCGAGGCCGCAACCGTCGTGTACGAGCGTGACGCGGCGGTCCTGCTCATGGGCTACACCAATCCCTTCATGCAGTACGGATTCGAGAACCTGGCCGCAGCCGGGGCACGCGCGGGCATCGCGGGCGTCATCGTCCCCGACATGCCCGCGGAGGAGAGTGCCGAGCTCGACGCGGCGTTCGCATCAGCGGGTCTGCTGCGCATCGACCTCTACGCGCCGACGACCCCGAACGAGCGCCTCGCAAAGCTCCTGCCGCATGCTCGCGGGTTCGTCTACTGCGTGTCCCTCACCGGCGTGACCGGCGCGCGCCGCGCGCTCGCGAACGATGTCGCCGAATTCGTCGGTCGCGTGCGCGCGCACACCAGCCTGCCGATCGTTGTCGGCTTCGGCATCAGCACGCCCGAGCATGTGTCCGCGCTGCGCGGCATCGCGGACGGGATCGCCGTCGGCAGCGCGGCGATCGACGTGGTCACGAACGCTCCGACGGAGCGGCGCCCCGACGCGCTGCGCGAGTTCGTCGCATCGCTTGCGGCGGCGGGACGTTCCTGA
- the trpB gene encoding tryptophan synthase subunit beta has translation MNARGRYGQFGGQFLPETLMPAIAELEAAFDAARADEAFQQELDRLLREWVGRPTPLSDASRLAKLVGLRRVMLKREDLTHTGAHKINSALGQALLARRMGKQRIVAETGAGQHGVASAAACALLGLECVVYMGTEDMHRQAPNVFRMRLLGAEVRAVDAGSRTLKDAVNEAIRDWVTNVRTTYYLLGSAIGPHPYPTMVREFQRVIGREARAQWLERVGTLPSVVVACVGGGSNAIGMFSAFLDDAEVRLRGVEAGGLGVESGKHAASIGGGRVGVLHGTRSYVLQDEHGQIRETHSVSAGLDYPGVGPEHAYLHETGRVEYVSRTDAEALDAFELLSKTEGIIPALEPAHAIADLAHIRVRYGHETDVLVCLSGRGDKDLESVMRARGDAK, from the coding sequence ATGAACGCGCGTGGCCGCTACGGCCAGTTCGGTGGTCAGTTCCTGCCGGAGACCCTCATGCCCGCGATCGCCGAGCTCGAGGCGGCGTTCGATGCGGCGCGGGCGGACGAGGCGTTCCAGCAGGAGCTCGACCGACTCCTTCGCGAGTGGGTCGGCCGGCCGACGCCGCTCTCGGATGCGTCGCGACTCGCGAAGCTCGTTGGGCTCCGGCGCGTGATGCTCAAGCGCGAGGATCTGACCCATACCGGCGCGCACAAGATCAACAGCGCGCTCGGGCAGGCGCTTCTCGCGCGGCGGATGGGGAAGCAGCGCATCGTCGCGGAGACCGGAGCGGGACAGCACGGTGTCGCCAGCGCGGCCGCGTGCGCGCTCCTTGGGCTCGAGTGCGTGGTGTACATGGGCACCGAGGACATGCACCGGCAGGCCCCGAACGTGTTCCGCATGCGCCTCCTCGGCGCGGAGGTGCGCGCCGTCGATGCGGGTAGCCGCACGCTGAAGGACGCGGTGAACGAAGCCATCCGCGACTGGGTGACGAACGTGCGCACGACGTACTACCTGCTCGGCTCGGCGATCGGGCCGCACCCGTACCCGACGATGGTGCGCGAGTTCCAGAGGGTCATCGGACGCGAGGCGCGCGCGCAGTGGCTGGAGCGGGTCGGCACGCTGCCGAGCGTCGTCGTCGCGTGCGTCGGCGGTGGCTCGAACGCCATCGGGATGTTCAGCGCGTTCCTGGACGACGCTGAAGTGCGGCTGCGTGGCGTCGAGGCCGGCGGTCTGGGCGTCGAGAGCGGGAAGCACGCCGCATCGATCGGCGGCGGTCGTGTCGGCGTGCTGCACGGCACGCGTAGCTACGTGCTGCAGGACGAGCACGGGCAGATCCGCGAGACGCATTCGGTCTCCGCCGGCCTCGACTATCCCGGCGTGGGGCCGGAGCACGCGTACCTGCACGAGACGGGTCGCGTCGAGTACGTGTCGCGGACCGACGCGGAGGCACTCGACGCGTTCGAGCTGCTCTCGAAGACCGAGGGCATCATCCCCGCGCTCGAGCCCGCGCACGCGATCGCGGATCTCGCGCACATCCGCGTCCGCTACGGGCATGAGACGGACGTGCTGGTGTGTCTGTCGGGTCGGGGCGATAAGGACCTCGAGTCCGTGATGCGCGCACGGGGGGACGCGAAGTGA
- the trpD gene encoding anthranilate phosphoribosyltransferase, whose product MDAREAIAVVVSGKTLSRAEAESAMGSVMAGEATPAQLGALLAALSMRGETPDEIAGFASALRANALQVVVEDGAIDVVGTGGDRSNSINISTITALVVAGAGGRVAKHGNRAASSQCGSADVLEALGVKIDLGPEGVAACVREAGVGFMFAPRFHPAMRHAGPVRREIGIRTAFNVLGPLANPAGVRRYLLGVPSVALGETMARALVELGAERALVVYGTDGLDEISPSAETRTWEVSASGVRDGSINPEDFGLARATRAEITGGDPATNAAIARRVLDGEPGGARTAVLMNAAAACYVAGLAGSVREGVDIASRAIDGGKARQTLVRFAVKSQLIGAAEAATA is encoded by the coding sequence TTGGACGCGCGTGAGGCGATCGCGGTCGTCGTGTCCGGCAAGACGCTGAGCCGAGCAGAAGCCGAATCGGCGATGGGCTCGGTCATGGCGGGCGAGGCCACTCCGGCGCAGCTTGGCGCGCTCCTCGCGGCGCTGAGCATGCGCGGCGAGACGCCGGATGAGATCGCCGGATTCGCGAGCGCCCTGCGCGCGAACGCGCTTCAGGTCGTGGTCGAGGACGGCGCGATCGACGTCGTCGGGACCGGCGGCGATCGCTCGAACAGCATCAACATCTCGACCATCACCGCGCTCGTCGTCGCGGGCGCGGGCGGGCGCGTGGCGAAGCACGGCAACCGCGCCGCGTCGAGCCAGTGCGGCAGCGCGGACGTGCTCGAAGCGCTCGGCGTGAAGATCGACCTCGGCCCCGAAGGCGTCGCAGCGTGCGTGCGCGAGGCGGGCGTCGGCTTCATGTTCGCCCCGCGCTTCCACCCCGCGATGCGCCACGCCGGACCCGTCCGGCGCGAGATCGGCATCCGCACAGCGTTCAACGTGCTCGGTCCGCTCGCGAATCCCGCCGGCGTGCGTCGCTATCTGCTCGGCGTCCCGAGCGTCGCGCTCGGCGAGACGATGGCACGCGCGCTCGTCGAGCTCGGCGCGGAGCGCGCGCTGGTCGTGTACGGGACGGACGGCCTCGACGAGATCAGCCCGTCCGCAGAGACCCGCACGTGGGAGGTATCGGCGAGTGGCGTGCGCGACGGGTCGATCAATCCAGAGGACTTCGGTCTGGCGCGCGCGACGCGCGCTGAGATCACCGGTGGCGATCCGGCGACGAATGCCGCCATCGCGCGCCGCGTGCTGGACGGCGAGCCCGGCGGAGCGCGGACGGCAGTCCTGATGAACGCCGCCGCGGCCTGCTACGTCGCCGGACTCGCGGGCAGCGTGCGTGAGGGCGTCGACATCGCATCCCGCGCGATCGACGGAGGCAAGGCGCGCCAGACCCTGGTGCGCTTCGCGGTGAAGAGCCAGCTCATCGGCGCCGCGGAGGCGGCGACGGCATGA
- a CDS encoding aminodeoxychorismate/anthranilate synthase component II, whose protein sequence is MTSVLLVDNYDSFTYNLAQAMGALGAVVDVVRADDPRLQAAMDARPDRLVISPGPGRPEAAGRSPSLVREAPERGIPTLGVCLGLQCAAIAFGARVVRAPEPRHGKTSFVRHDGKGIFTGVPDPTEATRYHSLMVEEASLPSDLAVTARSDDGVVMALRHARLPLEAVQFHPESVLTKDGMLMLENFLGRA, encoded by the coding sequence ATGACGTCAGTGCTCCTCGTCGACAACTACGACAGCTTCACCTACAACCTCGCGCAAGCGATGGGCGCACTCGGCGCGGTCGTGGATGTGGTGCGTGCCGACGACCCGCGCCTACAGGCGGCGATGGATGCGCGACCTGATCGGCTGGTGATCTCGCCCGGTCCCGGCCGCCCCGAAGCCGCGGGTCGGTCGCCATCGCTGGTGCGCGAAGCTCCGGAGCGCGGCATCCCGACGCTCGGCGTGTGCCTTGGCCTGCAGTGCGCCGCGATAGCGTTCGGAGCGCGCGTCGTGCGCGCGCCCGAGCCGCGACATGGCAAGACCTCGTTCGTACGCCATGACGGCAAAGGGATCTTCACTGGCGTCCCGGACCCGACCGAGGCGACGCGCTACCACTCGCTGATGGTCGAGGAAGCGTCTCTGCCCTCGGATCTCGCCGTCACGGCGCGCAGCGACGACGGGGTCGTGATGGCGCTGCGCCACGCACGGTTGCCGCTCGAGGCGGTCCAGTTCCACCCAGAATCCGTCCTTACGAAGGACGGGATGCTGATGTTGGAGAACTTCCTTGGACGCGCGTGA
- a CDS encoding anthranilate synthase component I family protein — translation MISAEAAIELVPVMRERLADLETPVSAFAKLRSLGGAFLLESAEGGERMGRYSFIGVAPRETLYFRGGEVTREAWTTEFRDPQGRGEIGSRPALDPIATLRSELRRYRRRPHPGLPRFSGGAVGFVGYETARRFERLPVAVRDPYGPWGLPEMVFGIYDTVVAFDHLRHTLTVLAHDDAAHPGDAARWIDRVFAALDAPLPPFARTPAGEVSIRANGTPEEYMARVSRARELIADGDCIQIVLAQRFDVTPAPDPLALYRALRHVNPSPYMFLLETMSATLVGASPEPFVRVEGGKVVMHPIAGTRPRGKDDAEDAANEAELRASEKERAEHVMLVDLARNDIGRVSRPGTVKVKELMRVDRFSHVMHLTSVVEGELKPELDALDAFRACFPAGTVSGAPKIRAMERIAELETDQRGPYAGAVGYLGFDGALDTCITIRTATIARGVCRIQAGAGIVADSEPAAEEAETRAKARALLRAVELAGGELSR, via the coding sequence GTGATCAGCGCCGAAGCGGCCATCGAGCTCGTACCGGTCATGCGCGAGCGTCTCGCTGACCTCGAGACGCCGGTCTCCGCGTTCGCGAAGCTGCGCTCTCTCGGCGGCGCGTTCCTCCTCGAGTCGGCCGAAGGCGGTGAGCGCATGGGCCGTTACTCCTTCATCGGGGTCGCGCCGCGCGAAACCCTCTATTTCCGCGGCGGCGAGGTCACGCGTGAGGCGTGGACGACCGAGTTTCGTGACCCCCAGGGTCGCGGCGAGATCGGTTCGCGGCCGGCGCTCGACCCGATCGCGACGCTGCGCTCCGAACTCCGCCGCTATCGACGTCGTCCACACCCGGGCCTGCCGCGATTCAGCGGTGGTGCCGTTGGGTTCGTTGGGTACGAGACAGCGCGCCGCTTCGAGCGCCTCCCGGTGGCGGTACGTGATCCGTACGGTCCTTGGGGCTTACCCGAAATGGTCTTCGGCATCTACGACACCGTCGTCGCGTTCGACCACCTGAGGCACACCCTCACCGTACTGGCCCACGACGATGCGGCCCATCCCGGCGACGCCGCGCGATGGATCGATCGTGTTTTCGCGGCGCTTGACGCGCCGCTGCCGCCATTCGCGCGTACGCCCGCCGGAGAGGTTTCGATACGCGCGAACGGCACACCAGAGGAATACATGGCGCGCGTCTCGCGCGCTCGCGAGCTGATCGCCGATGGCGACTGCATCCAGATCGTGCTCGCGCAGCGATTTGACGTAACGCCCGCGCCGGATCCGCTCGCGCTGTATCGCGCGCTGCGACACGTGAATCCGTCGCCGTACATGTTCCTTCTCGAGACCATGTCGGCGACGCTAGTCGGCGCGTCGCCCGAGCCGTTCGTGCGCGTCGAAGGTGGGAAGGTCGTCATGCATCCGATCGCCGGCACGCGGCCGCGGGGCAAGGACGATGCGGAGGACGCGGCGAACGAGGCGGAGCTTCGCGCGTCCGAGAAGGAGCGTGCCGAACACGTCATGCTTGTCGACCTCGCGCGCAACGACATCGGTCGCGTTTCGCGGCCTGGAACGGTCAAGGTGAAGGAACTGATGCGCGTGGATCGTTTCTCGCACGTCATGCATCTCACCTCCGTCGTCGAAGGCGAGCTCAAGCCGGAGCTTGACGCACTCGATGCGTTCCGGGCGTGCTTCCCGGCGGGCACCGTCTCCGGCGCGCCGAAGATCCGCGCGATGGAGCGCATCGCCGAGCTCGAGACGGATCAGCGCGGACCGTACGCGGGCGCGGTCGGCTACCTGGGTTTCGACGGTGCGCTCGACACCTGCATCACGATCCGCACAGCGACGATCGCACGCGGCGTGTGCCGCATCCAGGCAGGTGCCGGCATCGTCGCCGACTCGGAACCCGCGGCGGAGGAGGCCGAGACGCGTGCGAAAGCGCGCGCGCTGCTGCGCGCGGTGGAGCTCGCGGGTGGGGAGCTGTCCCGATGA